Below is a genomic region from Mucilaginibacter auburnensis.
CACCTGCCATTACCAGCAACTTCAATTTTTCAACCCTGAAAAAGAGAATTATAATGATGAATGCCGAAAGATCTTCTAACCTAAACCTTACCCGTTACGCGCTATTGGTACCGGTGGTAATTGTATGCCTGCTTACACTTACCCTGGCCAAAGCTCAAACACTTAAAATTGATAAAGTATTTAAACAAATAGCTGTAGCTGTTGAAGAAATTGGCCCGGTTAGCTTTAACGCAGATACAGTACCTGTTAAAAAGAAACCGGCAACGACCGTGGATAAAACAACTCCAAGGGAAAAAACATTGGTTGTTGAACAAACTCCGCAACCGCTATTATCTACTACTAATGCTGCAAGCAACAGTATTGTTGCACGAGGTCTTGCCGGCGATGATTCGCTTATGATCATTGTTAATAATAAACTAACTAACAATATCAATTCTATCAACCCCAATAATATCAGGTCAGTAACAGTTATAAAGTCTGATATTGATGGGTATATTAATAAAATAACTGGGCTTAGCTTTAAATCCAATAGTAGTATTAAAGGGTTAATTCATGTAATTACTCAAGATGCGCCTGATATTCCGCAGTACCCCAACTCGGAGCTCAGCAACGAGCTAAAAAGTAAGGGGTATGTTGAAATCCGCCGGGATTCTACAACTTTTTTTGGAAGGCGTGTTGTTGAAGGAAAGGAACCGTTGATAGTTATTAATGGAACACAAATAACTGACCTTGAAAAATTTCAGAACATGGATCAGAATGACATTCAAAGTGTAACCGTACTAAAGGGAGAATCGGGCACAAAGCTATACGGTGACAAAGCCAAAAATGGCGTTATAGTCATAATCACAAAAAACGCTAAGTAATACTATCAAAAACCTCAAAACAAACTTGTTATGCCTGATTTATTTGCATTTCTGCTAAAAGTAAACATAGCGCTGATACTGTTTTGCGCAGGGTACTACCTGGTATTACGTAAGCTTACTTTCTACACGCTAAACAGGGTATACCTGGTTAGTGCTATCATCCTGTCCAGCGTGTATCCTTTCATTGACCTGTCGGGGTTTGCACAAAAACACCAGCAGATAGTTGAACCGGTTCAAAACGTAGTGATAGTATGGAAAGCACCTGCCGAAAATTTTGTTAAACAGGCGGCCTACTGGAACTGGCTGGAAGCCTTGTTCTGGACCGTAGCTATCATTCTGGCTATGCGCCTGATGAGTCAGCTATTTTCATTATATGCTATTTACCGCCGATCAGATGAGCGCGAGATCAACGGCCAGAAAGTTCGTGTGGTGAGTGGCGATATTAGTCCCTTTTCGTTCTGGCAAAGCATTTTTGTTAACCCCGATAAACTAAGCCCTGATGACCTGCAAAATGTGATAGAGCACGAACAGGTACACGTAAAAGAATGGCACACGCTGGATATTTTACTGTCGGAGATCAGCGTGATCTTCTACTGGTTCAACCCCGGTGTATGGATGATGAAACGGGCCGTGCGCGAAAACATTGAATTTATAACTGATCGAAAAATAATACAGCGTGGCGTTGATAGCAGAGCCTATCAATACAGCCTGCTTAACGTAAGCTTTAACCAGCATGCACCTGCCGCGCTTACCAGCAATTTTAATTTTTCAACCTTAAAAAAGAGAATCAAAATGATGAATGCTCAAAGATCTTCAAAACTTAACCTTACCCGCTATGCCGTTTTGGTGCCAATGGTAACGGTTTGCCTGCTGGCTTTCAGCCTGTCAAAAGCCGAAGTAGTTAAAAACAACGCTGTTGTAAAAACCATAAAGGCCGCTACTGTAACAACTTTAGACAAGTTGAGCGATGCTATTACCTTACCTGCGGATACAACACCTAAGCCTAAAAAGATAACCAGAACCTTCACCGTTGTTACTGATGACGATGGTAAAGGAAACAGAACTGTAAATATTACAACTGAAGGCAATGCACGCACTTATAACATTGTAACAGACACCGGCAAAAATACACTCATTTCTGGCAGAGGTGTTTCCACTATCTTATCTGGGTTAAACAGGTTTAATAGTGTTAATATAGACAGTATAAAAACCATTATGATCAATGGCAAAAAAGCTACTCCCGAAGAAGCGGCTAAACTTTTAAAAGATTTGCCACAACCCGGCGTGCAAAGTCTGACAGGGATTGTTGTTAACGGCAAACCATTAAACACTACTACTTACACTTTCGACGGATCCCGTAACTTCTCAATGAACGGTAATGACATCGTTATTGCAAGAAGGCAAAATTTTCTTGCAGGCACTTATAAGACGATAGACAGCGCAGTAAAAGTGAATGGCTTTTGGGTTGCCAGAGATAAAGATTCATTAGAAAGAACTACTAACTTAAAAAGATTGGGCAATCTTTCCAACGCCAACGACGAAATTATAGTTAAAGGCTATGGCACCAGGTTATCTTCAGCATTTGGTGCTGAAGCGTCATCTGCAGGCAGCCCAACCAACTTTAAAGGCAAACTGATCGTCATTGACGGGAAAGTAGCGACAGAAACAGAGTTAAAAAAAGTATCGGTAATGGACATTGAAGAAACCATTTCGCTACCTGCAAAAACCGCTGTAAAATATTATGGCGAAAAGGCTAAAAATGGTGCCGTAGTAATAACTACAATAAAAAAGAAGTAATTGCTGTAACCATGTTATAAGCACAACCGTCATACAACCACTTGGTTTAAGATCAATGACGATAAAAACACAGGTACAGTTTTAATTACTGACCCTAATTAAAACAAACAGCCCCGACTTTGCGGGGCTGTTTGTTTTGGCGATATTTATTATAAATTCATACCACCGGACACCTCTATGCGCTGACCGTTTAACCAACGACCTTCTTCGCTGCATAAAAAGGCTACTACACCACCAATATCATCGGGCACACCTGCGCGGCCTAAAGCGGTAATACTTGCTACACGTTTGTTTAACTCGGCATTGTCTCGCACCATACCGCCACCAAAGTCGGTTTCAATAGCACCCGGAGCAACCACATTAACAGCAATGCCGCGCGCGCCTAACTCAACTGCCATATAACGGCTAAGGGTTTCAATGCCTGCTTTTAATGCACCGTATGCAGAATAACCCGCCATACTAAAGCGTGCCAATCCGCTTGAAAGGTTAACAATACGTCCTCCATCATTTAATATAGGCAGTAGCTTTTGCGTTAAGAAGAATACCCCTTTAAAGTGAATATTCATCAGCGTATCAAAATTCTCTTCGCTAAACTCGGCAAAGGCCTGGTGTATGCCAACACCGGCATTGTTGATCAGGAAATCAAACTTATCTGTACCAAAATCATTTGTAAGGGTTTGTTTAAATTGCTCAACAAATGCATCAAATGATGCAATATCGCCGGTATTTAATTGGAGTATGGCTGCTTGTTGCCCCAAGGCAGTAATTTCTTGTGCTACAGCTAAAGCATCTTCCTTTTTGCTGTTGTAAGTAAGTACTACGTTAATGCCTTTTTTGGCCAGGCTAAGGGCCATGTTTTTACCCAAACCGCGGCTACCGCCGGTTACCAGGGCTATTTTATTTACACTCATTGTTTGTTGTTAGATTTAATACTGTAAAGGTAACCAGGTAATTGCCGCGGGTGTTTGCAAAAAACCAATCAAAATTTGCGAAAATCAAACATGGCCTAAACCCTGAAAGCCTGTGGAGCTACGTTTGCCTGTTTCCTGAAAAAGTTAGAAAAATGCGCCACTTCTTCAAATCCTAAACTATAGGCTATTTCTGATATACTCCAGTCGGTCAACTTAAGCAGTATTTTGGCTTCCTGCATAATGCGGGCGGTTATAATGGCGGTAGTAGTTTTGCCTGTACGCTCTTTCAAAACCTTATTTAAATGGTTAACATGTACGGCCAGCCTGTCGGCATAATCTTTAGCGGTGCGCAGGTTAAGCCGTTGCCGTGGCGATTCAATAGGGAACTGCCGCTCCAGCAACTCTATAAATAATGATGACACCCGGGTTGCAGCATTACGGGAAGGAGAAAGTACTTCAACAGGCTGTAGTTTTTGCCCGTAGTGAATAAGCTCTAAAACATAATTGCGCAGCAGATCATACTTATAAACATAGTCTGATGCTATTTCCTTATACATCTTCCTGAAAATAAAGGATATCTCCTCTGCTTCCTCATCGCCCATCTGAAAAACAGGATAGCCTCCCGGCTTGAAAATTGGCAGTTCATCTAACACCACTCCGCTTTTGGGTTGTATCAAAAATTCGTCGGTAAAAATGCAAAAGTATCCGTCTTGCTGCTCATCCTGCGGGAGCCAGTGGTAAGGTATACGTGGCGTGGCAAATAGCAGGGCATTCTTTTCAATATTGATTACCTTATCGGCATATTCGGCTTTGTTTCGACCTCTTACCAGGCTTATTTTATAATAGGCACGGCGGTTATAGGGCATGGCACCCGGCTTTTTCTTTTGGGCGGCCATCACATCTGCTATTTTAAAAACATTGAAATGCCCTATTTCTTTGTTAATACCTTCAGGTAAAATGCCGGCTGTTTCGCGGTAAAAGTCTTCAATTGATGTTAGTTCCATACCGTTGCAAAAATCAAATATAATATAAAGCTTTTTTGCACACATCTTAACAACAGTGATTTATTGAGGAATTTGACTATCTTTTCTAAATAGCTCTTAATAAAAAGTTATATTTGCAACTATTGATAATGATGATGAGAAGAACGTTATTACTGCTTTTTGTAATAGCTACAGGGTTGTGGGCTTGCAAAAAAACCAACTACGGTGGCGATAATACCCTCCCAACTGTTGATAGCGCCGGCCTTACCTCTTTCAAAATTGAAGCCAAAAACAACAGCGGCAAAATTACTGCCGATGTAAACTGCACCATAACAGGCGACTCTATAATTGCTGTTGTACCGCAACTGACCCGCAACAAAAAGTGGGTAATAACCTTCGAAACCAAGAAAAGCGGCACCATCGTAAAAGCGAATGATACTTTACAGGTTAGCGGCAATACATCGCCTGATTTTTCGCAACCTGTTACCTATAAGCTTACTTCAGCAAGTGGTTTAACCCAAACTTACAAGGTGAAGATCAAGGCATTTACCGGCCTACCCATACTTTACATTACTACCGACGCACCTGTTGTATCAAAAGACGCCTATGTAAACGGTGTTTTAAATGTTGACGCTAATGCCGAGTACGACCAGCCTGCTAAAGGCATAGCCCTGCAAATGAAAGGCAGAGGTAACTCCACATGGTACCGTACAGATTTTTTAAAGAAACCCTATCGTTTAAAATTCAATAGCAAGGCGCCTTTATTAGGTATGCCAACGGCAAAAAATTGGGTGTTATTAGCCAACTACAGCGACAAAACTTTGATGCGTACCAAAATAGCATTTGAACTGGCCAGGCGCGTAAAATCTGACTATGCGCCGCAAAGCCGTTTTGTTGAAGTGGTTTTGAACGGCGATTTTATTGGCAACTATTTGCTTACCAGCCAGGTTGAGATAAACGAAAACAGGGTTAATCTTACCCCTTTGAGCGCCTCAAATATTACAGGTGGTTATTTATTTGAACTGGATGCTAAATTAGATGCCGATGCCTGGTTCCGTACCCCATTGAAGAATACACCATTGACCTTCAAGGACCCTGACGCTCCTACCCCGGCTCAACTTGCTTACTTAAAAGATTATGTAACTCAAACAGAAGCAGCGTTATTCTCTGCTGATTGGACAGATGCGGACAAAGGTTATGCTAAATATATTGATGCGGAATCGTTTATGCGCTGGTACTTTGTTAACGAAACTATTAAAAATCAGGATTCATGGGATTACAGCAGTATTTATTACTATAAAAATGCCAACAGCAAAATTGGCATGGGCCCGGTATGGGATTTTGACCTGAGCGGTGGTAATTGTGATTATTCTGTTGCTAAAGATTTTGATGGATGGTATACCCGCAACGGCACCTGGATGCTACAGTTAGCCAAAGACCCGGCATGGAACTTTAAATTTAGAGCCATGTGGACCAACGCCAGACAAAAAGAGATCAAGCAAATGTTTGATGATATTGATTACTACGGCAAGCAGCTCCAATTATCTGCCGCTCAAAACTACAAACGCTGGCCCACGCTTGACCAATATGTTTGGCCTAACGTGGTTTGGTTAGGCAGCTATGATAAAGAAGTTGCCTACTTTAAAAATTTTATGACACAACGTGTAGCCTGGATAGACGCCAACATAAACAGTTACTGATTTGTAGCCCCGAAAGGGGCTTTTTCATTAGCTGATAACTTCAACTTAGCCTGCAAATATTGTGCTTAAACAAAATACAACAGCTGCTGTTGTACTGCAACATTTGCATTCATGAGTAAGTTATCAAAAAACACGCTGCTTGAGTTTTTTTCGGGCCACCTTAACCGCATTCACTGTGGTAAACAACACCTTTTAGCCAGTTTACCCACTTTTGCCGCAGCGGCACAATTTAAAGATCTGAAACTGGCTATTTTAGAATTGCATGACGATGTGCGCAAGCAGGTTGACAGGATGAACGACATATACAACCTGCTTAACATACAACAAAGTGATGTAGGCTGTATAGGCATGACCACCCTGTTGCAGGAAATGTTTGATGGTATAGATGCCAACAATGGCGAGAAGCCGCTGAGCGATCTGTCGCTGGTGTTTTACCTTCAAAACATTGAAAGCATTGAGGCTACCTCTTTCCAAATGCTACGAGTAACCGCTAATGAGTTAGATAACCAAGCCGTGAGCCAGCTTTTAAAAGAAAGTTTTGATGAAGCTAAGGAAGACAGGCAGTTACTGATAAAAATAGGAAAGCAATTTTTAGGCTACCTCAAAAATTAGGCAAACCCATTGCCACCTTACCGGTTCGCTAACTAAATAATTATAACTACGGCCGGGCTTGTTTATGGCGTGTGTTCGCCACTTTTGTAAAAAACAGACTAACTATGACACTTGTAAAAGCTTACGCGGCCCCGGCCGCCGACCAACCCCTTGCCCCATATACTTTTGAGCGCCGCGAACCCGGAGCCGATGATGTGGAAATAAAGATATTGTATTGCGGCGTTTGCCATTCAGATATTCACACCGCCCGTAACGAATGGGGCGGCACGGTGTACCCTGCCGTTCCGGGGCATGAAATTGTGGGGACGGTAACACGCGTTGGTAATGATGTAAGCCGCTTCAAGGTTGGCCAAACGGTAGGCGTTGGCTGCTTTGTTGACTCGTGCATGCATTGCGCTAACTGCGAAAAAGATTTGGAACAATACTGCGAAAACGGCAACACGCAAACCTATAACGCCTTAAGTCAGGACAAAAAAACCATAACAAAAGGCGGTTATAGCAGCCATATTGTGGTGAAGGAACACTTTGTATTGTCTGTTTCAGATAAATTACCATTGGCTAACGTAGCGCCATTGCTATGCGCAGGCATTACCACTTATTCGCCCATGCGCCATTGGGGCGTTAAAGCCGGCCATAAAGTAGGCGTGGTAGGTTTAGGTGGCCTTGGCCACATGGCAGTTAAAATTGCCGCTTCTTTTGGCGCCGAAGTTACCATGCTAAGTCGATCAGAAAGTAAACGCAATGATGCAGCCGAATTAGGCGCCAAAAACTTTGTGTTGACCACTGATAAAGAGCAAATGAAAAGCGTAGCCCGCACCTTTGACTTCATTATTGACACCGTATCTGCCGAGCACGATTATAACGAGTACCTCAATCTGTTAACTACTGATGGCGTAATGATATTGGTGGGCGCGCCGCCTAAGCCGCTGCCTGTATCGGCATTTGCGCTGATAATGGAACGCCGCAGCCTGGTTGCCTCATTGGTAGGTGGCTTGAAAGAAACCCAGGAAATGCTGGACTACTGTGCTGAGCACAATATTACGTCAGACGTTGAGGTGATAAGCATTGACCAGATCAACGAGGCTTATGAACGTACCTTAGCGGCCGATGTAAAATACCGCTTTGTTATTGACATGAGTACGCTAAAATAACGCTGCTAATAAAGAAGAGCCGCATTAAATAATACGGCTCTTTTTTTATGCTTCAGCTTTTGAGTAATAAGCTATTTTGCGATACAACTCGTCTGGGTTAAATGGTTTACTTACATAATCATTCATACCCACCACAAAGGCTTTATCCTTAATATCCAGCATAGCCGATGCCGTTAAAGCTATGATAGGCAGCTTTTGGTATTTTTCATCCGGAAGTTCCCTGATAGAAGTAGTGGTTTGATAGCCATCCATTTCGGGCATTTGCAGGTCCATTAAAACCATATCATAATTACCGTTTTGCACCAGCATAAGGGCAATAGCTCCGTTCTCGGCAACATCGCACTCAACCTCCCAAAGTTTCATATACTGCTTCGCCAGTATTACGTTGATCTGGTTGTCCTCCGCAATTAATAACTTAACGCCTTTTAAACTTTTGGTTTCAATTTTTTCCTCGTTACGTTGGTGCGCGGCAAAATCCTTGTCGCTGTTTTTCATGTTAAGACTAAAATAAAATGTAGATCCTCTTCCTAATTCGCTCCTTACCTTGATCTGACTACCCATTAGTTCTAACAAGCGTTTAGTAATGGTTAAGCCCAGGCCGGTACCACCAAACTTACGTGTGGTAGCCGAACTGGCCTGTGTAAAGCTTTCAAATATATGGTCAATTTTTTCAGGCTCAATGCCAATACCTGTGTCGGTAACTTCAAAATCAATGGTGGTAAACTCATCATTCTTTTTAACTAATGATGCCGTGATAGTTACCTTACCTTCTTTAGTAAATTTAACAGCGTTACTGATCAAATTAGTTAAAATTTGCCCTATCCGTACCGGGTCGCCTTTAATGGCATTGGGTAGTTCCTGATCAACAAATAGTTTGATCTGAATGTCCTTTTCGCTGGCTTTTTGCAGCAAGGCCATTCTGATGTTGCTGATCAGGTCGCGTATACTAAAGTCGGCCTCTTCAAACTCAATTTTACCGGCTTCTATTTTGCTGAAGTCTAAAATATCATTGATCAAAACCAACAGATTCTCGGCCGAGAACTTGAGTAATTTGATATACTCCATCTGGTCTTCGCGCGGGTTAAGCTGCAATAGCAGGTGGGTAAAGCCAATAACCGCATTCATGGGCGTACGTATCTCGTGGCTCATGGTAGACAGGAACTGCGCTTTAGTCATGGCAGCTTTTTCGGCTATGTCTTTTGATTCGATCAGCTGCGCCTCCAGTTCCTTGGCTTTTTCTATTTGCTGCTGTAAAAACTTAATAATGGTTATCAGGTCGTCTTCCGCTTCACCCTGTTCAATATTTCCGGCATCGGGTGTAAGCGAACTGATGGCTTTTTTTATTTCTGAGATGGATTTTTGCTTGATCTCGTTCTCCTTCAACAAAAAACTGTTCACTTCCTGGTATTCACGTTCGCTGATGGTAAACGCATGCTCAGATAACTTTTTTGATTTTTCAAACGAGTAATAGGAATTGCTTACACTCTCCAGAAAACGCTGCATAGCTTCATCCTGCAAACATTGTTCGGGTATGAATTTTTTTATTTGTTTAGCTAAAATACTGTGGTATTCCATCCGGGGCCCTGTCTGTATTATACTTCGGTAAAAGTGGTAATTGTCATGGTTTGGTTATGCAGCTCGCATTTCACGCTCTCGTTAAACGGCGAGATCTCTCCGTAGCTATAAAAGCCGGTAATGGTTGCATTGCCACCTAAAATTTCTTTAGCCGCTTCAATTTCTTCATCGGTACGTTCCTGCAATATCAACTTACGGCCAACGCAGCTCACCAACAGCGCCAGATCAGGCTTGCTGTTGTTAATATCTTCAAACGCGCTTTCGGCGGCTTTTGATGATGCTTCAATTATTTTATCAAAATTGGCTTTCATCAGCCTCACCTTACTACCCTCGGGCAGGTTACCGGCAAAGGTCATTGACTTTTGTTCTTCATCAATGCTCAAAATGGTACGCACCAGGTTTTTCTCGTCGCCATTTACGCGTATAGATAATGGGAATAGTAAAGCCGAACCCGGCAGTTCATTTACATAATCGCCCAGGTATTTTTTATACAGATCAAGGGCGTTATCGCCATCAATCTCAAATAATATGTTTTTGTTTGATTTGGTAATGGTACGCTCCTGTCCAAACTCGTCCCAACCACCTACAGAACCATGGCCAACTTTAATGCTATCGCCATAAAAACCAATAGCAATAACATTACCTTGCGATGGCACCTCATTTATGCCGGTAAAAGTTTTTTCAAAACGGGCGGCATCTCCTGCCAAACCACCTGTAACGGGCACGTTATACTTATTGTGCTGGTTTAAACCGCTCACCAATTCGCTGCCATTAATAAAAGTACCATCAGAAATAATGAATACGCAGCTCAGACCTTCAGCAGCTAATTTGTCCATTAAAAATACACCTGTATCAAAGCTGTTGGCGTGGTGTTTAATGTTGGTTTTAACGCAACGGGTAGTAGTTTTTTCAAATTGGATGGCTGTGACAACGGCGCTATCGTCATAAACCATCTCATCCAATATCTCTCCGGCGGTTGAAGCAAAAACAATATCGGCTGTAGGATAAACAGACCGTAAATGATCATAAATTTCGGGCTTAACTATAACCTGCGAAGAGCCAAACACTAAAACCAGCTGACTTTCGGCCGCATTGAGTTCAGATGGCAGGTCTTTCCAAATACCGCCAACAAAGTGGTGTTGTTTTGTTTTCATTTAAATAAAAACAGTTTAAATTAGGGTTGTACGCATTAAAATTACAAATAATAATTATCGAAATTATAAGCGCTTAACAATACCCTGCTGCAATGCGCACCTACTTTTACGTAATAAATGTACAGATGGTTTCTTACTACAGTAAATTATGGAAAAGCTTAAACAAGTAAAGGCGTAGTTGATTACTCGCTGCCTACATGCTTTTTAACCAGCGCCAATAACTCGTCAAGATCAAAAGGTTTGCGCAGGTAGCCATCGGCCAGTCCTGCTTCGGCAATTTCTTTGATGTTGCTTACTGCCGATATAATGATAACGGGTATATGGCTGGTAGCAGTATTACTCTTCAGCTCCTTGCTTATTTGCTGTCCGTTGGCATCGCTTTTCCACTCAGTTAGCCAGTTGTCTAACAGTACCATATCGGGCGATATGGCATCAAACTGCTTAAGTATTTTAGAATCTTCAGAAGCGGTAACAACATAACCATCCTCCTCTAACGCATATTGGATAGATTCTCTGATATCTTTATCGTCCTCAATAACTAAAATTTTCTTTGCCATAGCAATTGATCTGAGCCTTAAATACGCGTTTGTTACAGGTTTAACGGTATTAATTGGATAACCAGCTATAGCCGAAAATTGTTTGCGCGTAAATAAAATTAAACCTTACTATTGTAGCAAACCCGGCAGCGGGGTTCATAACTTTCCTTCTCGCCCAGCAACACCTTCTCTTTGCCCGGCACCAACCGGTACGAGTAAAGCGCCGGGTTGCCGCATTTAACACACACCGCATGTACTTTGGTAACTGATTCGGCAATGGCCATTAGCGCAGGCATGGGGCCGAAAGGCCGCCCTTTAAAATCCATATCCAGTCCTGCTACCACCACTCTTATACCTTTATTGGCCAGCGACTGGCAAACTTCTGGCAGTTTGGCATCAAAAAACTGAGCTTCGTCAATACCTACCACCTGCGCATGGCCGGCCAACAGCAATATTTTTTCGGATTTATCAACCGGGGTAGATGCAGCGGCTACCGCGTTGTGCGATACCACATCGCTTTCATCATACCGTACGTCAAGTTTTGGCTTGAAAACCTTCACACTTAAACGGGCATAGCGGGCACGATTGATACGGCGGATAAGCTCTTCGGTTTTGCCCGAAAACATGGACCCGCATATCACCTCTATACCTCCCCCGGCCTCGTTCTTTCGGTTAAAAATTTCGTCGCTTAGCTGCATTCCAATGGTTTGTAGAGGCCTAATATCAGAATTTAATGCTTAATTTTGATAGCATTTTACCACAGAATACACGTTATGAGGCAACAGGAAGTATTTAATAAGATAGGAGTAATATTAAAAGAGCTGAATGATCAGTATAAATACCTTGAAGCTAACCCTGATGATATGAACAGCCTGGAGCTGGAGCTTTTTGTAGCCAACGCTCATTTTTTGGCAGATCATGCCGAGATCATCAAAAAACTTAACCTGCAAACTGCAACTGCCAAGCCTGCACTGCCTCCTCCGCCAAAGGAGACTCCTAAAACCGAAGAAAAGTTTTTTGAACCGGTGGTACGTCAGCCCGTAAAGCCTCAAAAACCAATTGTTATTGATGAGGAAGAAATACCGGTTATAAATTTTGAGATCACGCCAACCAGGGAAGAAGAACCAGTTGTTACGCCGCAGCCCGAAATAATAAGGCATGAGTTGGATGTTGAACCGATAGAAGATGTGGACGAAGAAGTTGTTGAGGAAATAGAAAATTGGGAAGAGGAAGATGTGGAAGAGCTAAAAACAGAGGACCAACCGGCAGCCGCACCGATTGTTGTGGCTGAAAAACCTTTTATACCTGAGTTAAAAGAGGAAGAGCCAATTGCGCCCGAGCCGGAAGTAATACCAGAGCCGCCTGCTGTTAAAGCGCCCGAGCCACCGGTTTATGTAGCGCCCGTTAAAACCGAACCTGTAAAAGAAAAAGAGGAGGTGCTGACCATCAATCAGCGCATGTCGGCCCAGTTGAATAAGGGTGGCGTTACCGACCAGCCTGCGGGACAGCCGGTAAGTGATCTGAAACACGCAATTAGTCTTAATGATAAACTGTTGTACATAAAAGACCTGTTTAACGGATATAACCTGGCTTACAGCGAAGCTATTGAAATATTGAACCGCTTAAGCTCGTTTGAAGATGCCGAGCGTTTTTTAAGCAAAAACTATGTAACCAAAAACAACTGGGAAACCAAACCCGATACGGTTGCCAAGTTTTACGCGGTGTTGAAAAGGCGGTATTAACTCACCCCCCGGCCCCCTCTCTGCTGAGCAAAGAGTGGGAGATTTAAACAGCTATCTTAAGCCCTCTTTCCGCCAAAGGCGAAGAGAGGGCAGACCAGCGTAGCGAGGTCGGGTGAGTAAACTGTTGATATGTGAGTAAACCCCTTATTGCAGCATTCAAAATTATTAAATAGCTTTATATCCAAATTAGCGCGGTACAATGAAACGTTTGATAGATCTTTTCAGAAATAAATTCTTCCTGGTAACAGTGGCTTTTGTAGTATGGATGACGTTTTTTGACAAAAATGATCTGCTATCGCAATACCAATACCACGAGCAGGTAAGCAAACTGGAACAGGAGCGCGATTTCTATAAAACCGAAACCGACAAAGTAAGCAAA
It encodes:
- a CDS encoding NAD(P)-dependent alcohol dehydrogenase, which encodes MTLVKAYAAPAADQPLAPYTFERREPGADDVEIKILYCGVCHSDIHTARNEWGGTVYPAVPGHEIVGTVTRVGNDVSRFKVGQTVGVGCFVDSCMHCANCEKDLEQYCENGNTQTYNALSQDKKTITKGGYSSHIVVKEHFVLSVSDKLPLANVAPLLCAGITTYSPMRHWGVKAGHKVGVVGLGGLGHMAVKIAASFGAEVTMLSRSESKRNDAAELGAKNFVLTTDKEQMKSVARTFDFIIDTVSAEHDYNEYLNLLTTDGVMILVGAPPKPLPVSAFALIMERRSLVASLVGGLKETQEMLDYCAEHNITSDVEVISIDQINEAYERTLAADVKYRFVIDMSTLK
- a CDS encoding ATP-binding protein; its protein translation is MEYHSILAKQIKKFIPEQCLQDEAMQRFLESVSNSYYSFEKSKKLSEHAFTISEREYQEVNSFLLKENEIKQKSISEIKKAISSLTPDAGNIEQGEAEDDLITIIKFLQQQIEKAKELEAQLIESKDIAEKAAMTKAQFLSTMSHEIRTPMNAVIGFTHLLLQLNPREDQMEYIKLLKFSAENLLVLINDILDFSKIEAGKIEFEEADFSIRDLISNIRMALLQKASEKDIQIKLFVDQELPNAIKGDPVRIGQILTNLISNAVKFTKEGKVTITASLVKKNDEFTTIDFEVTDTGIGIEPEKIDHIFESFTQASSATTRKFGGTGLGLTITKRLLELMGSQIKVRSELGRGSTFYFSLNMKNSDKDFAAHQRNEEKIETKSLKGVKLLIAEDNQINVILAKQYMKLWEVECDVAENGAIALMLVQNGNYDMVLMDLQMPEMDGYQTTTSIRELPDEKYQKLPIIALTASAMLDIKDKAFVVGMNDYVSKPFNPDELYRKIAYYSKAEA
- a CDS encoding FIST signal transduction protein yields the protein MKTKQHHFVGGIWKDLPSELNAAESQLVLVFGSSQVIVKPEIYDHLRSVYPTADIVFASTAGEILDEMVYDDSAVVTAIQFEKTTTRCVKTNIKHHANSFDTGVFLMDKLAAEGLSCVFIISDGTFINGSELVSGLNQHNKYNVPVTGGLAGDAARFEKTFTGINEVPSQGNVIAIGFYGDSIKVGHGSVGGWDEFGQERTITKSNKNILFEIDGDNALDLYKKYLGDYVNELPGSALLFPLSIRVNGDEKNLVRTILSIDEEQKSMTFAGNLPEGSKVRLMKANFDKIIEASSKAAESAFEDINNSKPDLALLVSCVGRKLILQERTDEEIEAAKEILGGNATITGFYSYGEISPFNESVKCELHNQTMTITTFTEV
- a CDS encoding response regulator transcription factor; the protein is MAKKILVIEDDKDIRESIQYALEEDGYVVTASEDSKILKQFDAISPDMVLLDNWLTEWKSDANGQQISKELKSNTATSHIPVIIISAVSNIKEIAEAGLADGYLRKPFDLDELLALVKKHVGSE
- a CDS encoding thymidine kinase; its protein translation is MQLSDEIFNRKNEAGGGIEVICGSMFSGKTEELIRRINRARYARLSVKVFKPKLDVRYDESDVVSHNAVAAASTPVDKSEKILLLAGHAQVVGIDEAQFFDAKLPEVCQSLANKGIRVVVAGLDMDFKGRPFGPMPALMAIAESVTKVHAVCVKCGNPALYSYRLVPGKEKVLLGEKESYEPRCRVCYNSKV
- a CDS encoding FtsB family cell division protein, giving the protein MKRLIDLFRNKFFLVTVAFVVWMTFFDKNDLLSQYQYHEQVSKLEQERDFYKTETDKVSKDLEELTSNPQQLEKFAREKYLMRKDNEDVYVVVKEKEKEEESEP